Proteins encoded within one genomic window of Halobacteroides halobius DSM 5150:
- a CDS encoding GerAB/ArcD/ProY family transporter, protein MKLISNTQFFLIVINFIIGSTILFPLGIKAKQDAYLVILTGAFLQLIMSLIYLKINSISPEDNFVQLAKKIFGKYLGWLVGVIYSTFFLYIAIRNTRDLAEQIVQNFTPRIDITSVIIFSIILVIYATYSNLSTIGRVIGIIYPFVILFLVTTSTLLITLKGDFRNLQPVLAKGFKPILKALYPGILGFPVAETAIFMMIFPKVNTSLTGLKKSFLIATTFTYLILTLNTIMMLTILGSMLTGKLTFPLIQATELLGIELLHLNFFISLVMVLSLIMKITLLTYAGLQGYSQLFKIPYKKMTLFIPPVIGYLALPIAKGYPQHIRFGLNQSLYINIVVGIYIPLLTLTIYYFKKGIKKIFK, encoded by the coding sequence ATGAAGCTAATCTCAAACACTCAGTTTTTTTTAATAGTAATTAATTTTATAATCGGTAGTACTATCTTATTTCCACTTGGCATTAAAGCAAAACAAGATGCTTATCTGGTTATTTTAACAGGGGCTTTTCTGCAGCTTATTATGTCTTTAATTTATTTGAAAATAAATTCAATATCCCCAGAAGATAATTTTGTACAATTAGCTAAGAAAATATTTGGAAAGTATTTAGGCTGGTTAGTAGGGGTTATTTATTCAACCTTTTTCTTATATATTGCAATCAGAAATACTAGAGATTTAGCTGAACAGATAGTCCAAAATTTTACTCCCCGAATTGATATAACCTCAGTTATTATTTTTTCTATTATTTTAGTAATTTATGCTACATATTCTAATTTATCTACTATTGGTAGAGTAATAGGTATTATTTATCCGTTTGTTATTTTATTTTTAGTAACTACTTCTACCTTGCTTATAACACTGAAAGGAGATTTTAGAAATTTACAACCTGTTCTAGCTAAAGGATTTAAACCAATTCTAAAGGCATTATACCCTGGAATATTAGGCTTTCCAGTGGCTGAAACAGCTATCTTTATGATGATCTTTCCTAAGGTCAATACTAGTCTAACTGGTCTAAAAAAATCATTTCTTATAGCTACTACTTTTACTTACTTAATTTTAACTTTAAATACTATTATGATGCTGACAATCCTTGGCTCGATGTTAACAGGAAAATTAACCTTTCCCTTAATTCAGGCTACAGAATTACTGGGCATTGAATTATTACATCTTAACTTTTTTATTTCTTTAGTAATGGTCCTGTCATTAATTATGAAAATAACACTTCTTACTTATGCAGGATTACAAGGCTACTCTCAGTTATTTAAAATTCCTTATAAAAAAATGACCCTTTTTATTCCACCGGTGATAGGATATCTAGCACTGCCTATTGCTAAGGGATATCCCCAACATATTAGATTTGGGTTAAATCAATCTCTTTATATAAATATTGTAGTTGGGATTTATATTCCGTTACTAACCCTCACTATCTACTACTTTAAAAAAGGGATTAAAAAAATCTTTAAATAA
- the spoIIR gene encoding stage II sporulation protein R gives MRRVKVVTGVSLVLICLLLFMSKTAFVVRKSRYNPNNLLRLHVIANSNTLADQLLKRKVRDAIIASSQDLLTNITNISQAKERIANNLDYLSKVAQREINQSGKDYQVKLNVGEFKFPTRSYGNLTLAAGSYQALEVVIGDGAGANWWCVLFPPLCFVDSVDNLSAKKVNLTSRQAKNLEVKFKFKLVEYLNENAKLIKSNLKLGNIFSKSN, from the coding sequence ATGCGCAGAGTAAAAGTAGTAACAGGAGTTAGTCTAGTCTTAATTTGCTTACTATTATTTATGAGTAAGACTGCTTTTGTGGTTAGAAAATCAAGGTATAATCCTAATAATTTGTTACGATTACATGTAATAGCTAACAGTAATACATTGGCTGATCAATTATTAAAAAGAAAGGTAAGGGATGCTATAATAGCTTCCAGTCAAGATTTATTGACAAATATAACTAACATAAGTCAAGCTAAAGAGAGAATAGCTAATAATTTAGATTATCTATCTAAGGTTGCACAACGTGAAATTAATCAATCAGGTAAAGACTATCAAGTTAAATTAAACGTAGGAGAATTTAAATTCCCTACCCGAAGTTATGGTAATCTTACTTTAGCAGCTGGTAGTTATCAAGCTTTAGAAGTTGTAATTGGAGATGGGGCAGGGGCTAATTGGTGGTGCGTATTATTTCCTCCTTTATGTTTTGTTGATTCAGTTGATAATCTGTCAGCTAAAAAGGTTAATCTCACAAGTAGACAAGCTAAGAATTTAGAAGTAAAATTTAAATTTAAACTAGTAGAGTATCTAAATGAGAATGCGAAGTTGATAAAGAGTAATCTTAAATTAGGAAATATTTTCTCTAAATCTAACTAA
- a CDS encoding spore coat associated protein CotJA, with product MDYRDNFGDEPWELKLAQAYIPFQVYNQAYELEEALKKGTLFPELYFPYHKQR from the coding sequence ATGGATTATAGAGATAATTTTGGCGATGAACCGTGGGAATTGAAATTGGCCCAAGCTTATATACCTTTTCAAGTATATAATCAAGCCTATGAACTAGAGGAAGCCTTAAAAAAGGGAACTTTATTCCCTGAATTATACTTTCCGTACCACAAACAAAGATAA
- a CDS encoding SigB/SigF/SigG family RNA polymerase sigma factor, with the protein MKRVKLTGFDTTELPVLSNEEMMDLFAQLEAGSNEARQKIISGNLRLVLSVLQRFRNNKYTIDDLFQVGCVGLIKAVDNFDSTRGVKFSTYAVPMIIGEVKRHIRDNKRVRVSRSLRQIAYQALKFKEELRKKKGVEPTLEEIAEEMDVPREKIVHSLEAVKNPISLFKPVFEEEGDSLLLLDQLESSEQINWIEGINLRQALKKLTAREQLIIKLKFYEGKTQTEIAEKVGVSQAQISRIQKKALNKLQQEVKVKEEIKCAE; encoded by the coding sequence ATGAAAAGAGTAAAGTTGACAGGTTTTGATACAACTGAGTTACCAGTCTTATCTAATGAAGAGATGATGGATTTGTTTGCGCAGCTAGAAGCAGGAAGTAATGAGGCTAGACAAAAGATAATCAGTGGTAATTTAAGGCTAGTACTAAGTGTACTCCAGAGGTTTAGAAATAATAAATATACTATAGATGATTTATTTCAGGTAGGGTGTGTAGGTTTGATTAAAGCTGTAGATAACTTTGATTCTACTAGAGGAGTTAAGTTTTCTACTTATGCTGTGCCTATGATTATAGGAGAGGTTAAACGACATATTAGAGATAATAAGCGAGTTAGGGTTAGTCGTTCTTTAAGGCAGATAGCTTATCAGGCTCTTAAGTTTAAAGAAGAATTAAGGAAGAAAAAGGGAGTAGAGCCTACTTTAGAGGAGATAGCAGAAGAGATGGATGTGCCCCGAGAAAAGATAGTTCATTCTTTAGAAGCTGTTAAGAATCCTATCTCCTTATTTAAACCTGTATTTGAGGAAGAAGGAGATAGTTTATTATTATTAGATCAACTAGAATCTAGTGAACAAATTAATTGGATAGAAGGAATTAATCTTAGACAAGCTCTAAAGAAACTAACTGCTAGAGAACAATTGATTATAAAACTTAAGTTTTATGAAGGTAAGACCCAGACAGAGATTGCTGAAAAAGTAGGAGTTTCTCAAGCTCAAATCTCCAGAATTCAAAAGAAAGCTCTTAATAAACTACAACAGGAAGTTAAGGTTAAGGAGGAAATAAAATGCGCAGAGTAA
- a CDS encoding DUF1540 domain-containing protein, with protein MALDNVKCTVDSCKYWKSEHCNASAIEVNVDAGVNDPNKADMTNCHTFERK; from the coding sequence GTGGCATTAGATAATGTAAAGTGTACAGTAGATAGCTGTAAGTATTGGAAGAGTGAACACTGTAATGCATCTGCTATTGAGGTTAATGTTGATGCTGGAGTTAATGATCCTAATAAAGCTGATATGACAAATTGTCATACCTTTGAGCGTAAGTAA
- a CDS encoding spore coat protein CotJB has protein sequence MDREQMRLLKKMMALEFAGIEYNLYLNTHPQDKQALRDHNKIVRELEDLKEYYQETYGPIIAMEDSECPWQYPKTAWPWEIKYR, from the coding sequence ATGGATCGAGAACAAATGAGATTGCTTAAAAAGATGATGGCTTTAGAATTTGCTGGGATTGAGTATAACTTATATCTTAATACCCATCCCCAAGATAAGCAAGCACTTAGAGATCATAATAAAATAGTTAGAGAGTTAGAAGACTTAAAAGAGTATTATCAAGAGACTTATGGTCCTATAATTGCTATGGAAGATAGTGAATGCCCTTGGCAATATCCTAAAACTGCTTGGCCATGGGAGATAAAATATAGATAA
- a CDS encoding phosphatase PAP2 family protein, protein MAYLLQKIVNQDIKLFYFLNRRIKCRLLDWLMPLVTHLGGAIFTIAFGGLLFFLGEQNLKQVGSEIILSVLISGTVVQVIKRIINRNRPYKILKEVNLTKASFRNYSFPSGHTTAIFSLAVTVGFNFPNFILISQSLAVLVGLSRAYLGVHYPSDIVSGAAIGIYFSNLIHGAI, encoded by the coding sequence ATGGCTTATTTATTGCAAAAGATAGTAAACCAAGATATTAAATTATTCTATTTTTTGAATCGTAGAATTAAGTGTAGGTTATTAGATTGGTTAATGCCTTTAGTAACCCATCTTGGAGGAGCAATATTTACAATTGCTTTTGGGGGATTATTATTTTTTTTAGGTGAGCAAAATTTAAAACAGGTGGGCAGTGAGATTATATTATCTGTTCTAATTAGTGGCACTGTTGTACAAGTTATCAAACGAATTATCAATCGTAATCGCCCTTATAAGATCTTAAAAGAGGTTAATTTAACTAAAGCTTCTTTTCGTAATTATTCTTTTCCTTCTGGGCATACAACCGCTATTTTTTCATTAGCGGTAACAGTAGGATTTAATTTTCCTAATTTTATTTTAATTAGTCAATCATTGGCAGTGCTAGTAGGTTTATCGCGGGCTTATTTAGGAGTTCATTATCCTTCAGATATAGTTAGTGGAGCTGCAATTGGAATTTATTTTTCTAATTTAATTCATGGAGCAATTTAG
- a CDS encoding manganese catalase family protein: MWIYEKKLQHPVTVNRTDLTMAKYLYAQYGGPDSELSAGLRYLSQRYTMPTDEAKATLTDIGTEELAHWEIIATLIYKLTEDVPAKVLKDAGLGAHYTEHGRALYPHDAAGVPWTAAFIQSFEDPVTSLHEDLAAEEKARATYENLIDLTNDPGVIDALSFLREREVVHFQRFGETLDIVQDYLEEE; encoded by the coding sequence ATGTGGATTTATGAAAAGAAACTTCAACATCCAGTCACAGTAAATCGTACTGATCTAACAATGGCTAAATATCTTTATGCCCAATATGGTGGTCCAGATAGTGAATTATCTGCTGGATTGCGCTATTTATCACAAAGATATACTATGCCTACTGATGAAGCTAAGGCTACTTTAACTGATATTGGTACTGAAGAATTGGCCCACTGGGAAATAATTGCAACATTGATTTATAAATTAACTGAAGATGTTCCAGCTAAAGTATTAAAAGATGCTGGATTAGGTGCTCATTATACTGAACATGGTCGTGCTTTATACCCACATGATGCTGCTGGCGTACCATGGACGGCAGCTTTCATTCAATCATTTGAAGATCCAGTTACTAGTCTACATGAAGACTTAGCTGCTGAAGAAAAAGCTAGAGCAACCTACGAAAACTTAATAGATCTTACAAATGATCCTGGAGTAATTGATGCACTTAGTTTTTTAAGGGAACGAGAAGTAGTTCACTTCCAACGTTTCGGCGAAACACTTGATATTGTGCAAGATTATCTAGAGGAAGAATAA
- a CDS encoding DeoR/GlpR family DNA-binding transcription regulator has translation MLAKERRRKIVSLIEKGKTVKVKELCDKFAVSGSTIRRDLKKLEEEELISRTHGGAVAKESRDFEPSFIEKEDEHTEAKSKIGKKAAKLINDGETIILDAGTTTTQLAKSLDQHQDLTIVTNAVNIALELSNSPHQVVLPGGDLKKKTLALVGPATEDYLENLHADKVFLGANGIDLEAGVTTPDLVEANVKSKMASKAKEVIVLADESKFDKVTLVKVIDITDVSKVVTDYKLDQKLVSKYRALVDLVMVGGEKE, from the coding sequence ATGTTAGCTAAAGAAAGAAGACGTAAGATTGTATCCTTAATTGAAAAAGGAAAAACAGTTAAAGTAAAAGAGTTATGTGATAAGTTTGCTGTTTCGGGTTCAACAATTAGAAGGGATTTAAAGAAGTTAGAAGAAGAAGAATTAATCTCTCGAACTCATGGTGGAGCAGTAGCAAAAGAAAGTCGTGATTTTGAACCTTCTTTTATAGAAAAAGAGGATGAGCATACTGAAGCTAAAAGTAAAATTGGCAAAAAAGCAGCCAAGTTAATTAATGATGGAGAGACCATTATTTTAGATGCTGGAACCACAACAACCCAATTAGCCAAGTCTTTAGACCAGCATCAGGACTTAACAATTGTAACTAATGCTGTTAATATTGCTTTAGAATTATCTAATAGTCCCCATCAAGTTGTTTTACCAGGGGGGGATTTAAAGAAAAAAACTTTAGCTTTGGTTGGCCCGGCCACAGAAGATTATTTAGAGAATTTACATGCTGATAAGGTATTTTTAGGGGCCAATGGAATTGATTTAGAAGCTGGAGTAACTACTCCTGATTTAGTAGAGGCCAATGTCAAGAGTAAAATGGCCAGTAAAGCTAAAGAAGTAATTGTATTAGCTGATGAGAGTAAATTTGATAAAGTTACTTTAGTTAAAGTCATAGATATAACTGATGTAAGTAAAGTTGTAACAGATTATAAATTAGACCAAAAGTTAGTAAGTAAGTACCGAGCCCTAGTAGATTTAGTAATGGTAGGGGGTGAAAAAGAATGA
- a CDS encoding C40 family peptidase, with protein MKEEITKLENKMEKVVRKYRNIPYKHNGRSLTGLDCLGLIIGIYDEFGITIPDGDGEPVPEDWYKEDAERYLRGLQKIGQPVEFDKLQVLDLVYFKLLDDIVTHSGVMINDHQFIHILQDKNVEIGTLNRKFWRRKIAGGRRLIKIS; from the coding sequence ATGAAAGAAGAAATAACTAAGTTAGAAAATAAAATGGAAAAAGTAGTGAGAAAGTATCGGAATATTCCGTATAAACATAACGGAAGATCACTTACAGGTTTAGACTGTTTAGGATTAATAATTGGCATTTATGATGAGTTTGGTATTACAATTCCAGATGGTGATGGAGAACCTGTTCCAGAAGATTGGTACAAAGAAGATGCAGAAAGATATTTAAGGGGGCTACAAAAAATAGGTCAACCAGTTGAATTTGATAAGCTACAAGTATTAGATTTAGTTTACTTTAAACTTCTTGATGATATAGTTACTCATTCTGGAGTAATGATTAATGACCATCAATTTATTCATATTTTACAGGACAAAAATGTAGAAATAGGCACTTTAAATCGTAAATTCTGGCGGAGAAAGATTGCAGGTGGCAGAAGGTTAATTAAAATAAGTTAA